A stretch of the Campylobacter sp. 19-13652 genome encodes the following:
- a CDS encoding formate hydrogenlyase complex iron-sulfur subunit encodes MMKLFDITEKYGKATYAYPFEPYIVPENFRGQPHYTYDLCIGCAACAIACPPNAIEVKLNGKSADEERLVWEFDCGRCIFCGRCDEVCPTGAVALSDSFELAVKFDKGALIQRGELEVERCACCGKTFTPKRLIAYALEKLQVSNLLPGRLDEAKRYLHICPSCKQNEAVESMTKGEEGKIR; translated from the coding sequence ATGATGAAGCTATTTGACATAACAGAAAAGTACGGCAAAGCCACCTACGCCTATCCTTTTGAGCCCTACATAGTGCCTGAAAACTTCCGTGGCCAGCCGCACTACACCTATGATCTTTGCATAGGCTGCGCGGCCTGCGCTATCGCCTGCCCGCCAAATGCTATCGAAGTAAAGCTAAACGGCAAAAGTGCGGATGAGGAGCGACTGGTGTGGGAGTTTGACTGCGGGCGTTGCATATTTTGCGGACGCTGTGATGAAGTCTGTCCGACTGGGGCTGTTGCGCTTAGCGATAGCTTTGAGCTGGCGGTAAAATTTGACAAAGGAGCGCTTATCCAGCGTGGCGAGCTTGAGGTAGAACGCTGTGCGTGCTGCGGCAAAACCTTCACTCCAAAGCGTCTAATAGCCTACGCACTAGAAAAACTGCAAGTATCAAATTTACTCCCAGGCAGGCTAGATGAAGCGAAGCGGTATTTACACATCTGCCCTAGCTGCAAGCAAAATGAGGCGGTAGAGAGTATGACAAAAGGCGAGGAGGGCAAGATAAGATGA
- a CDS encoding NADH-quinone oxidoreductase subunit B family protein, whose product MTNLYEVPHDIRHANNLEAKLEHLKNIKRSFSVYRIDCGSCNGCEIEIFAAITPMWDPERFGFKLVANPRHADILLCTGPVTRQMYYPLLRAYEAAPDPKIVVALGACGGTGGIFYDAYSVWGGVEKVVPVDVFIPGCPPHPASIIYGLGMALGIIEQKLEKADFKNDSGTPPEVAKSLVGNILFERDLYAESKRLMSYIFGRKLVDKFSSALARSEDPKNAEISAPVMIEAIKAESDPRYAECMATLFNDVYLKYTHKKGDKSLHLDAQKLVWDRR is encoded by the coding sequence ATGACAAATTTATACGAAGTGCCACACGATATAAGGCACGCAAACAATCTTGAAGCAAAGCTAGAGCATTTAAAAAACATAAAACGTAGCTTTAGCGTGTATCGCATAGACTGCGGTAGCTGCAATGGCTGTGAGATTGAAATTTTTGCCGCTATTACGCCTATGTGGGACCCTGAGCGCTTTGGCTTTAAGCTAGTGGCAAACCCTCGCCACGCCGATATACTGCTCTGCACTGGGCCAGTTACAAGGCAGATGTACTATCCGCTTTTAAGAGCCTACGAAGCAGCCCCAGATCCAAAGATAGTCGTCGCACTTGGGGCTTGTGGGGGCACTGGTGGGATATTTTACGATGCGTACTCAGTCTGGGGCGGAGTGGAGAAAGTGGTGCCAGTTGATGTTTTCATACCAGGCTGTCCGCCACATCCAGCTAGCATTATTTATGGGCTTGGTATGGCACTTGGTATAATCGAGCAAAAGCTAGAAAAAGCGGACTTTAAAAACGATAGCGGCACACCGCCAGAAGTGGCAAAGTCTCTTGTGGGAAATATCCTTTTTGAGCGTGATCTTTATGCCGAGTCTAAAAGGCTGATGAGCTATATATTTGGGCGAAAACTGGTGGATAAATTTAGCTCGGCTCTAGCTAGGAGCGAAGACCCTAAAAATGCTGAAATTTCAGCTCCTGTGATGATAGAGGCCATTAAGGCTGAGTCTGATCCTAGATATGCTGAGTGCATGGCGACGCTTTTTAACGACGTGTATTTAAAATACACCCATAAAAAGGGCGATAAAAGCCTGCATTTAGACGCGCAAAAGCTAGTCTGGGATAGGCGATGA
- a CDS encoding formate hydrogenlyase maturation HycH family protein, with product MIKVYALKRRHVDENENMPTQLKQVKIFSTCVGHGVGTIDFSQKVLEIDEAEYESMLEKCGEYARFKLGNLSRYFEVEIFSEHAFKLLPQMPECALKDMIGALSEGYLVIKKDF from the coding sequence ATGATAAAAGTCTATGCGCTAAAGCGACGCCACGTCGATGAGAATGAAAATATGCCCACACAGCTAAAGCAGGTGAAAATTTTCTCCACCTGCGTGGGGCATGGCGTGGGGACTATTGATTTTTCGCAAAAGGTGCTAGAAATTGATGAAGCGGAGTACGAGAGTATGCTAGAAAAGTGCGGCGAGTACGCACGCTTTAAACTGGGCAATCTAAGTCGCTATTTTGAAGTGGAAATTTTTAGCGAGCATGCTTTTAAGCTCCTGCCACAAATGCCAGAGTGTGCGCTAAAAGATATGATAGGCGCACTAAGTGAGGGCTATTTGGTGATAAAAAAGGACTTTTAG